From one Candidatus Omnitrophota bacterium genomic stretch:
- the rseP gene encoding RIP metalloprotease RseP yields MLSWILVVLAFSVMIIIHELGHFLVARRVGIKVETFSIGFGPPIFSVKKGGVEYRLGVLPLGGYVKLLGEDPSEKLTGDKGELASHSVGNRFKVFAAGSALNYLLGYVLLSAVFMIGYPVITTKVGALVEDYPAKKAGMQVGDRVLAIDGKAVGDWEELTGIMHKKTEGDVKLAIDRAGKKLDLLIRPMIRETKDVFGNKVRIAQVGIMNSDERSVQKYGFFGSFAAGGKKLIDFTYMTYKGLWSLITGKLPFKENVMGPVGIFGTMNAAAKIGIVPFLLLTALISALLGMFNVLPVPPLDGGLILFLGIEKIMGRPLSRKVQEIAMQAGWMFFIALMLFATYGDIFRMIGK; encoded by the coding sequence ATGCTATCCTGGATCCTTGTAGTACTCGCGTTTTCCGTGATGATAATCATACATGAGTTGGGGCATTTCCTGGTCGCCCGCAGGGTCGGGATAAAAGTCGAGACATTCTCGATCGGGTTCGGCCCGCCGATCTTTTCCGTCAAAAAGGGCGGGGTCGAATACAGGCTCGGCGTTTTGCCGCTCGGCGGATACGTTAAGCTGCTCGGGGAAGACCCTTCGGAAAAACTTACCGGGGATAAAGGAGAATTGGCATCGCATTCTGTAGGCAACAGGTTTAAGGTATTTGCCGCGGGCTCTGCCCTCAATTACCTTCTCGGCTACGTGCTCCTTTCGGCGGTGTTCATGATCGGTTATCCGGTAATAACGACAAAAGTAGGCGCGTTGGTCGAGGATTACCCGGCCAAGAAGGCGGGAATGCAGGTCGGCGACAGGGTCCTGGCCATCGACGGCAAAGCCGTCGGCGACTGGGAGGAGCTTACCGGTATTATGCATAAGAAGACCGAAGGCGACGTCAAGCTGGCCATCGACCGGGCCGGGAAGAAATTAGACCTTCTCATCAGGCCCATGATCCGCGAAACAAAGGATGTCTTCGGCAACAAGGTCCGCATCGCCCAGGTCGGCATAATGAACTCCGACGAGCGCAGCGTCCAGAAATACGGCTTCTTCGGATCGTTCGCGGCGGGCGGAAAGAAGCTGATCGATTTCACCTATATGACCTATAAGGGCCTCTGGAGCCTGATAACCGGCAAACTCCCGTTCAAGGAGAATGTCATGGGGCCGGTAGGCATCTTCGGGACGATGAACGCGGCCGCGAAGATCGGCATAGTTCCGTTCCTTCTGCTGACCGCCCTCATCAGCGCCTTGCTCGGGATGTTCAATGTGCTTCCGGTCCCGCCGCTCGACGGGGGGCTGATATTATTCCTCGGCATAGAAAAAATAATGGGCAGGCCTCTCAGCAGGAAGGTGCAGGAGATCGCCATGCAGGCGGGCTGGATGTTCTTTATCGCTTTGATGCTCTTCGCGACATACGGCGACATATTCAGGATGATAGGGAAATGA
- a CDS encoding isoprenyl transferase, with amino-acid sequence MPDKDVLPLHIAVIMDGNGRWAKKRGLPRVMGHRAGMKAVREVIKSCRELGIKHLTLYAFSSENWKRPKAEVDALMRFLNEYIDKELQSFLKNGIRLNFIGRMGALPDFVRPKLKKAMEATADCGKMTLNVALNYSGRGEIVDAAKRFASQVKAGKLGVDDLDEDSFGGFLYTAGQPDPDLLIRTSGEMRISNFLLWQISYAELYVTPKLWPDFRKDDLMDAIKEYRKRERRFGA; translated from the coding sequence ATGCCCGATAAAGACGTTCTTCCTTTGCATATCGCCGTCATAATGGACGGGAACGGCAGGTGGGCCAAAAAGCGCGGGCTGCCGCGAGTAATGGGCCACCGCGCCGGGATGAAGGCCGTCAGGGAAGTCATTAAGTCGTGCCGCGAACTGGGCATAAAACACCTTACGCTCTACGCGTTCTCCTCGGAGAACTGGAAACGCCCTAAAGCGGAAGTCGACGCGCTCATGCGCTTCCTTAACGAATATATAGACAAGGAATTACAGTCTTTTTTAAAGAACGGCATAAGGCTTAATTTTATCGGCAGGATGGGCGCCCTGCCGGATTTCGTGCGGCCTAAATTAAAAAAGGCGATGGAAGCGACCGCCGATTGCGGAAAAATGACGCTCAACGTCGCGCTCAATTACAGCGGCAGGGGTGAGATCGTGGACGCGGCTAAGAGGTTCGCCTCGCAGGTAAAGGCCGGCAAGCTCGGCGTCGACGATCTCGACGAGGATTCATTCGGCGGGTTCCTGTATACCGCCGGCCAGCCCGACCCGGACCTGCTGATCCGCACCTCGGGCGAAATGCGGATATCAAATTTCCTTTTGTGGCAGATATCTTACGCGGAATTATACGTGACGCCGAAACTCTGGCCGGATTTCAGGAAGGACGACCTCATGGACGCCATAAAGGAATACAGGAAACGCGAAAGAAGGTTCGGGGCATGA
- a CDS encoding 1-deoxy-D-xylulose-5-phosphate reductoisomerase translates to MKKINILGSTGSIGANALDVIARHPREFSVAGLAAHSNADLLVRQAKKFRPKAVAICNEAKVNGVRKALSGTGIRVLGGYEGINELAGHKDADITLVSIVGAAGLLPTLYAIDSVRTVALANKEPLVMAGGIITARAKKRGTKIIPVDSEHSAIFQCLNGHNREDLKKIYLTGSGGPLKNLDAKKFEALSPDEVVNHPRWKMGKKISVDSATLMNKGLEIIEAKWLFGVDVGKIDVLIHPEAIIHSMVEFVDGSIMAQLSQADMRLPIMYAFSYPRRVKSTLPALDFVKLGKFTFSPPDFKKFPCLKMAYEAAKNGGSQPAVLNAANEEAVLAFLGKKIKFTQIPKIIGGVLAKHRSKANPSLDEILQIDAWARQQARSLI, encoded by the coding sequence ATGAAAAAGATAAACATACTGGGTTCAACGGGCTCTATCGGCGCTAACGCGCTGGATGTCATCGCGAGGCACCCGCGTGAGTTCTCGGTGGCCGGGCTCGCGGCTCATTCCAACGCCGACCTCCTCGTCCGCCAGGCAAAGAAATTCCGCCCCAAAGCCGTCGCGATATGCAACGAAGCGAAGGTAAACGGCGTCCGGAAGGCCCTATCAGGCACCGGGATAAGGGTATTAGGCGGCTACGAAGGCATAAACGAGCTAGCCGGGCATAAGGACGCGGATATCACGCTCGTCTCGATAGTCGGCGCGGCAGGGCTCTTGCCGACATTATACGCGATAGATTCGGTCAGGACAGTCGCGCTCGCGAACAAAGAGCCGCTCGTCATGGCCGGCGGGATAATAACCGCGCGCGCGAAGAAGCGCGGCACGAAGATAATACCTGTCGATTCCGAGCACAGCGCGATATTCCAGTGCTTAAACGGCCACAACAGGGAAGACTTAAAGAAGATATACCTTACAGGCTCGGGCGGGCCGTTAAAGAATTTAGACGCGAAAAAATTTGAAGCCCTTTCTCCCGATGAGGTAGTAAACCATCCACGCTGGAAGATGGGCAAGAAGATATCGGTGGATTCGGCGACGCTGATGAACAAGGGCCTCGAGATAATCGAGGCGAAATGGCTCTTCGGCGTCGATGTCGGCAAGATAGACGTCCTGATACACCCCGAGGCGATAATACATTCGATGGTCGAGTTCGTCGACGGGTCGATAATGGCGCAGTTGTCGCAGGCGGATATGCGCCTGCCTATAATGTACGCGTTCTCGTATCCGCGCAGGGTAAAGTCGACGCTCCCGGCGCTCGATTTCGTGAAGCTCGGCAAGTTCACGTTCTCGCCGCCGGACTTCAAAAAGTTCCCGTGCCTTAAAATGGCATACGAGGCGGCGAAGAACGGCGGTTCGCAGCCCGCGGTGTTAAATGCCGCGAACGAGGAAGCCGTGTTGGCGTTCCTCGGCAAGAAGATAAAATTCACACAGATACCGAAGATCATCGGGGGAGTTTTAGCCAAGCACAGGTCAAAGGCTAATCCTTCGCTCGATGAGATACTTCAAATAGACGCCTGGGCAAGACAACAGGCGAGGAGCTTGATCTGA
- the rimP gene encoding ribosome maturation factor RimP: MEEKVILEKVSELTAPLLSGAGIELVDLTYRRETGGMVLRFTVDKAGGITVGDCGALNRKIAGILDEADPIDGPYLLEVQSPGLDRKLVKTSDFERTIGKDIFVVTYGPVDNKREFTGKLKWVGEESIKLEFPTGGEVTIPRNMIAKAKLHFEF; this comes from the coding sequence ATGGAAGAGAAAGTTATACTGGAAAAGGTAAGTGAACTTACCGCGCCGCTGCTGTCTGGAGCGGGCATAGAACTGGTCGACCTGACTTACCGCAGGGAGACGGGGGGCATGGTCCTGCGCTTTACGGTCGATAAGGCCGGCGGGATAACGGTCGGCGATTGTGGTGCCCTGAACCGTAAAATAGCGGGCATCCTAGACGAAGCGGACCCGATAGACGGTCCATATTTGCTCGAAGTGCAGTCGCCGGGCCTCGACAGGAAGCTCGTCAAGACGAGCGATTTCGAGCGGACGATAGGCAAGGATATATTTGTGGTTACTTACGGCCCGGTAGATAACAAGAGGGAGTTCACCGGGAAACTGAAGTGGGTAGGCGAGGAGAGCATAAAGTTAGAATTTCCGACGGGCGGTGAGGTGACGATCCCCCGTAACATGATAGCGAAAGCGAAGCTTCACTTCGAATTTTAG
- a CDS encoding tetratricopeptide repeat protein: protein MKIILIFALAISSIACNCYAEYEIDENLTAREHFNKGMVYYNRKNYDHAILQFTKAIQMNPQFADAFKQRGNAFLKLGDYDRAIWDYDYAIELNPKYPNLYLDRGSAYLNKGDSEKALADYTKALEISPNFIMVYEGRGMVYADIGDHDKAIADFTKIIELEPDNARAFYRRGNAYNAKGEYGKAIANYNSALSLSPKYYKARFERASAYLNKGDIDRGISEYDKLLMENPYDDAAYNNRGYGYFLKGDNESAIKDYSAALELNPYDVDAWDNIGISYYLTERYSLAKESFETAAEMGSVCYECYYYLSEMYAKDGETEKAKIYKDKARQYKQQGIK from the coding sequence ATGAAAATAATACTTATATTCGCTTTAGCCATATCCTCGATAGCTTGTAATTGCTATGCGGAATACGAGATAGATGAGAATCTGACCGCCCGTGAGCATTTTAACAAGGGCATGGTTTATTATAACAGGAAGAATTACGACCACGCCATCCTGCAGTTCACCAAAGCCATCCAGATGAACCCACAGTTTGCCGATGCCTTCAAACAGAGGGGGAACGCATTCCTTAAATTGGGTGATTACGACCGCGCGATCTGGGACTACGACTACGCGATAGAGCTTAATCCTAAATACCCGAACCTCTATTTGGACCGCGGTTCCGCATATCTCAATAAGGGCGATTCCGAGAAAGCCCTTGCCGATTACACTAAGGCTCTGGAGATCAGCCCCAACTTTATTATGGTCTATGAAGGCCGCGGTATGGTATACGCGGATATCGGCGATCATGACAAAGCGATAGCGGATTTTACGAAGATAATCGAACTCGAGCCCGATAACGCCCGCGCTTTTTATCGCCGCGGAAACGCATACAACGCTAAAGGGGAATACGGAAAAGCCATCGCGAATTATAACAGCGCGCTGAGCTTATCCCCAAAATACTACAAGGCGCGTTTTGAACGCGCGAGCGCCTATTTGAATAAAGGGGATATCGACAGGGGGATATCCGAGTACGACAAATTGTTAATGGAAAACCCGTATGATGACGCCGCCTATAATAACCGGGGATATGGCTACTTCCTGAAAGGCGATAACGAATCTGCGATAAAAGACTATTCCGCGGCCCTTGAACTTAATCCCTATGACGTGGATGCCTGGGATAACATAGGCATATCGTATTACCTGACGGAAAGGTATTCTTTGGCGAAAGAGTCGTTTGAAACTGCGGCGGAGATGGGTTCCGTCTGTTATGAGTGTTACTATTATTTGAGCGAGATGTACGCAAAAGACGGTGAAACCGAAAAAGCCAAAATATACAAGGACAAGGCGCGGCAGTATAAACAGCAAGGGATTAAATAG
- the ispG gene encoding flavodoxin-dependent (E)-4-hydroxy-3-methylbut-2-enyl-diphosphate synthase, with the protein MKIIRRKTRTINLGGVKIGGTSPVTVQSMIKSRLSGAKTDTMDVAATVAQIKELELAGCDIVRTAVKDASCCDALAKIMKKINIPLEADIHFDYWLAIKAIEAGVDGVRLNPGNVYKKDEVAAVIKLAKKRHIPVRVGVNSGSVPLPNGRKVSKEEFSRLMAKTASDYLKLIESFNFRDLMVSLKCSDVPQTIDAYRLMAKKCDYPFHLGVTAAGPELSGTVKSTLGIGILLAEGIGDTIRVSLTGDPVQEIIVGKNIIQGLGLRRFGPEVLSCPTCGRTEVDIIGIANKVEQALGKIKDKKGKLSSLRVAVMGCVVNGPGEAKEADLGIAAGKGSGFLFIKGKPARKIKESEFVSAIVTEINKILRG; encoded by the coding sequence ATGAAAATAATAAGGCGCAAGACAAGGACTATAAACTTAGGCGGGGTGAAGATAGGCGGGACGAGCCCTGTAACAGTTCAATCGATGATAAAATCCCGCCTCAGCGGGGCCAAGACCGATACCATGGATGTTGCCGCTACGGTCGCGCAGATAAAAGAGCTTGAGCTCGCCGGTTGCGATATCGTGCGCACCGCGGTAAAAGATGCCTCATGCTGTGACGCCCTCGCCAAAATAATGAAAAAGATAAACATCCCGCTCGAGGCCGACATACATTTCGATTACTGGCTGGCGATAAAGGCGATAGAGGCTGGCGTTGACGGCGTCCGGCTCAACCCGGGCAACGTCTACAAGAAAGACGAAGTCGCCGCGGTGATAAAACTGGCGAAGAAGCGCCATATACCGGTTCGTGTCGGTGTAAATTCGGGCTCTGTCCCGCTTCCGAATGGCAGGAAGGTAAGCAAAGAAGAATTTTCTCGACTGATGGCCAAGACCGCCTCGGACTATTTGAAACTCATCGAGTCGTTCAATTTTCGCGACCTGATGGTCTCTTTGAAATGCTCAGACGTGCCGCAGACGATAGACGCTTACCGTCTCATGGCAAAGAAATGCGATTATCCGTTCCATCTGGGCGTAACAGCCGCCGGCCCTGAACTCTCGGGCACGGTCAAGTCCACACTGGGTATCGGCATCCTGCTCGCAGAGGGGATAGGCGACACGATCCGCGTCTCGCTCACAGGCGACCCTGTCCAGGAAATCATCGTCGGGAAAAATATAATTCAGGGGCTCGGACTTCGCAGGTTCGGCCCTGAGGTCCTGTCATGCCCGACTTGCGGCAGGACAGAAGTTGACATAATAGGTATAGCAAATAAAGTCGAGCAGGCGCTCGGAAAGATAAAAGATAAAAAAGGCAAGCTCTCGAGCTTGCGCGTGGCTGTCATGGGTTGTGTAGTCAACGGCCCGGGCGAGGCGAAAGAGGCAGACCTCGGCATCGCCGCCGGCAAGGGCAGCGGATTTCTCTTTATTAAAGGCAAGCCCGCGCGTAAAATAAAAGAGAGCGAGTTCGTCAGCGCGATAGTAACCGAGATAAATAAAATACTGAGGGGTTGA
- a CDS encoding phosphatidate cytidylyltransferase: MTGQADDNRNSHNNLIPRLISSVLIILFVFFTVLVWPDWFFCLVLTVMIAAALNEFYSLVEKKGIPIFKISGISIAILVPTSIYFTFEPTKGWELLFIIAVLLIIFILQFTRRESDQAIVGVSTMIFGILYISWTFSFLLKLKLIEPDGLPAGSLLVAFLLLVTKIGDIGAYFVGTYFGKHSLIARISPKKSVEGAIGGFVCSVAAALISKSFLPSIPLHHLFILGCILGVLAQVGDLTESLIKRDSQVKDSAVLIPGMGGMLDLIDSILFTAPTLYFYALKFLK; the protein is encoded by the coding sequence ATGACGGGACAGGCGGATGACAACCGCAATAGCCATAACAACCTTATACCGCGGCTGATAAGCTCGGTCCTCATAATTTTATTCGTGTTCTTTACCGTCCTCGTCTGGCCGGACTGGTTCTTCTGCCTGGTCCTTACCGTCATGATAGCGGCGGCGCTCAACGAGTTCTATTCGCTCGTCGAGAAGAAGGGGATACCGATATTCAAGATAAGCGGGATCTCGATAGCCATCCTCGTCCCGACGTCGATATACTTCACCTTCGAGCCCACGAAAGGGTGGGAACTGCTTTTCATCATCGCCGTACTCCTCATCATATTCATCCTGCAGTTCACCCGCAGGGAGAGCGACCAGGCGATAGTCGGCGTCTCGACGATGATATTCGGCATTCTTTATATCAGCTGGACGTTCAGTTTCCTCTTGAAGTTGAAACTCATAGAGCCTGACGGCCTGCCGGCCGGGAGCCTGCTGGTGGCGTTCCTGCTCCTGGTCACGAAGATCGGCGATATAGGCGCTTATTTTGTCGGGACGTATTTCGGCAAGCACAGCCTCATAGCGAGGATAAGCCCGAAGAAATCCGTCGAGGGGGCGATAGGCGGATTCGTATGCAGCGTGGCCGCCGCCCTGATAAGCAAGTCGTTCCTGCCGTCTATCCCGCTGCATCACCTGTTCATCCTGGGCTGTATTTTAGGGGTGTTGGCGCAGGTAGGCGACCTGACCGAGTCATTGATAAAACGCGACAGCCAGGTCAAGGATTCGGCGGTGCTTATCCCGGGGATGGGCGGGATGCTGGACCTCATAGACAGCATTTTGTTCACGGCGCCGACCTTATATTTTTACGCCCTTAAATTCCTCAAATGA
- the proS gene encoding proline--tRNA ligase has product MRWTQALIPTLKEDPAEAEIISHKLMIRAGLIRKLTAGAYTYLPLGWRVLNKVENIIREEMDAKGAQEILMPALQPSELWKESGRYTALGEDMIKFIDRHGKETILGPTHEEIITDLVRGSVKSYKELPLILYQIQVKFRDEIRPRSGVLRSREFIMKDAYSFDRDIKGLDENYKKMYDAYCAIFTRCGLKFIAVEADTGVMGGDVSHEFMVLSESGEDTLAHCPKCGYAASLDKHLLNLNVKKDFKIETLDDIKKIDKGDKCPKCGTEIKLEQAIEVGHVFKLGTKYSKAMSANFLGEDGKERIYIMGCYGIGVNRIIAALIEQSHDKDGIIWHQSIAPYTVAILPLNTAHTASMEAAEKIYAELTSAGIECILDDRPERAGVKFKDSDLIGFPIQIIIGEKNIANGEVEIKDRKTKEVKVVKIDKAVQIVKESLKA; this is encoded by the coding sequence ATGAGATGGACCCAGGCACTGATCCCGACACTTAAAGAAGACCCGGCAGAGGCGGAGATAATAAGCCACAAGCTTATGATCCGCGCCGGGCTTATCCGCAAGCTCACCGCAGGCGCTTACACATACCTGCCGCTCGGATGGCGCGTCCTTAACAAAGTAGAGAATATAATCCGCGAGGAGATGGACGCCAAAGGCGCGCAGGAGATCCTGATGCCCGCGCTCCAGCCCTCCGAATTATGGAAGGAATCCGGAAGATACACCGCCCTAGGCGAAGATATGATAAAGTTCATCGACCGCCATGGCAAGGAGACTATCCTTGGCCCGACCCACGAGGAGATAATAACCGACCTCGTCAGGGGCAGTGTCAAGTCCTACAAAGAACTGCCTCTCATACTTTACCAGATACAGGTCAAATTCCGCGACGAGATACGCCCGCGCTCCGGCGTTTTGCGCTCGCGTGAGTTCATAATGAAGGACGCCTATTCATTCGACCGCGACATCAAAGGCCTCGATGAAAATTATAAAAAAATGTATGACGCCTATTGCGCAATATTCACGCGTTGCGGCCTGAAATTCATCGCTGTAGAGGCCGATACCGGCGTGATGGGCGGCGACGTTTCGCACGAGTTCATGGTATTATCCGAGAGCGGCGAAGATACGCTCGCCCATTGCCCGAAATGCGGCTACGCGGCGAGCCTGGATAAGCACCTGTTGAATCTTAACGTCAAAAAGGATTTCAAGATAGAGACTCTCGACGATATCAAGAAGATAGACAAGGGTGACAAGTGCCCTAAGTGCGGCACCGAGATAAAGCTTGAACAGGCGATAGAAGTCGGCCACGTATTCAAGCTCGGAACCAAATATTCAAAGGCGATGTCCGCCAATTTCCTCGGCGAGGACGGCAAGGAAAGAATATATATAATGGGTTGCTACGGCATCGGCGTAAACAGGATAATCGCCGCGCTCATCGAGCAGAGCCACGACAAGGACGGCATCATCTGGCACCAATCGATAGCGCCCTACACAGTCGCAATACTCCCGCTCAACACCGCTCACACAGCTTCGATGGAGGCAGCCGAGAAGATATACGCCGAGCTGACCTCCGCCGGAATCGAATGCATCCTCGACGACCGCCCCGAACGCGCCGGCGTAAAGTTCAAAGACTCCGACCTCATCGGCTTCCCGATACAAATAATCATAGGTGAAAAGAATATCGCCAACGGCGAAGTAGAGATCAAAGACCGCAAGACGAAAGAAGTCAAAGTAGTCAAAATAGATAAAGCGGTACAGATAGTCAAAGAATCTTTGAAAGCGTAA
- a CDS encoding 1,4-alpha-glucan branching protein domain-containing protein yields the protein MEKGYLCIVLHSHLPYVRHPEYEDFLEEDWLYEAITETYIPLISVYNGLVKDGVDFRITMSITPTLCSMLADPLLQDRYVRHLESLIELSAKEVERTRWEPAFNRLALMYQAKFIETRQIFVDKYHKNILAAFKEFQDMGKLEIITCNATHGFLPLMEVNPKSVQAQVQVGANNYERFFGRRPRGTWLAECGYYPGVDRHVKEAGIRYFFVDTHAILHASPRPKYGVYAPIFCKSGVAAFGRDFESSKQVWSSIEGYPGDFNYRDFYRDIGFDLDFDYIKPYIHEAGIRINTGIKYYRITGKTDQKEPYNPDWARDSAGAHAGNFMHNREKQAEYLFDVMGKKPIIVAPYDAELYGHWWYEGPMFLDFLFRKLHYDQKTVKPITPSEYLEQNPRNQVSTPSLSSWGYKGYAEHWLDGSNDWIYRHLHKASDRMTELADTYKDATGLQRRALNQALRELLLAQSSDWAFIMKTGTVVQYAVKRTKDHILRFTRLYDDIKADRINEGWLADIEWKDNIFPEIDYRVHT from the coding sequence ATGGAAAAAGGCTATCTCTGTATAGTCCTGCACAGCCATCTTCCTTATGTACGGCATCCGGAGTACGAGGACTTCCTCGAGGAGGACTGGCTTTACGAGGCGATAACCGAGACCTACATCCCGCTAATCAGCGTCTATAACGGGTTGGTCAAAGACGGCGTGGATTTCCGCATAACGATGTCTATCACGCCGACGCTCTGTTCGATGCTCGCCGACCCGCTCCTGCAGGACAGGTACGTGAGGCACCTCGAATCCCTCATCGAACTCTCCGCCAAAGAAGTAGAACGCACGAGATGGGAACCCGCCTTCAACCGGCTCGCCCTGATGTACCAGGCAAAATTCATCGAGACGCGGCAGATATTCGTCGACAAATACCACAAGAACATCCTCGCCGCTTTCAAGGAATTCCAGGATATGGGCAAGCTCGAGATCATAACCTGCAACGCCACGCACGGCTTCCTGCCGCTTATGGAAGTGAACCCGAAATCGGTCCAGGCGCAGGTCCAGGTCGGCGCGAATAATTACGAAAGGTTTTTCGGCAGGCGCCCGCGCGGCACGTGGCTCGCCGAATGCGGATATTACCCCGGCGTCGACCGGCACGTGAAAGAAGCCGGAATAAGGTATTTCTTCGTAGATACGCACGCGATACTCCACGCCAGCCCGCGCCCGAAATACGGCGTCTACGCGCCGATATTCTGCAAGTCAGGCGTCGCCGCCTTCGGCAGGGATTTCGAGTCGTCAAAACAGGTCTGGAGCTCCATCGAGGGCTATCCCGGCGATTTTAATTACCGCGATTTCTACCGCGATATCGGTTTCGACCTCGACTTCGACTACATAAAGCCCTACATCCACGAGGCCGGCATACGCATAAACACGGGCATAAAATATTACAGGATAACAGGCAAGACCGACCAGAAGGAACCGTATAATCCCGACTGGGCCCGCGACTCGGCAGGCGCGCACGCCGGGAATTTCATGCACAACAGGGAGAAGCAGGCGGAGTACCTCTTCGACGTGATGGGGAAGAAGCCGATCATCGTGGCCCCTTACGACGCCGAACTCTACGGCCACTGGTGGTACGAGGGGCCGATGTTCCTCGATTTCCTTTTCAGGAAACTGCATTACGACCAGAAGACCGTCAAGCCCATAACGCCTTCGGAATACCTCGAGCAGAACCCCCGCAACCAGGTCTCGACCCCGTCGTTGTCGAGCTGGGGCTATAAGGGATACGCCGAGCACTGGCTCGACGGCTCCAACGATTGGATATACAGGCACCTGCATAAGGCCTCGGACCGCATGACGGAATTGGCCGATACTTATAAGGACGCGACAGGCCTGCAGCGCCGCGCCCTCAACCAGGCGCTGCGCGAACTACTGCTCGCGCAGTCGAGCGACTGGGCGTTCATAATGAAGACCGGCACGGTCGTCCAGTACGCCGTCAAGAGGACCAAAGACCATATATTGAGATTTACCCGGCTCTATGATGATATAAAGGCGGACCGCATCAACGAAGGATGGCTCGCCGATATCGAATGGAAGGATAATATCTTTCCGGAGATAGACTATAGAGTCCATACCTAA
- a CDS encoding DUF4912 domain-containing protein, whose amino-acid sequence MKKRAKAKTRAVKKIVKKTKKTVKAARKKARPVLKKARKARAVRKITAGVAQRVELGRDRAEESKYYPRPTPYLPPRQWEHEELPSKYGDTRIVVMTRDPHWIFAYWEVGDERRMQIEREASASWDNLRKVLRVYDVTGKDFNGLNANRFFDIDINSAAVNWYINVGEADRSWCVDLGVITSSGKFILIARSNIVSTPRDNASDVIDEEWMSIEEQFLKLYGLWGGFAGASPGKAQIKKIMKERLQQALASGGISSFVRPEKFRGFWMVVNTELIVYGATEPDATVTVQGRPIKLNRDGSFSLRFALPDGEQVIPVKGVSHDKAEERTITPIVKKYTK is encoded by the coding sequence ATGAAGAAAAGGGCAAAGGCCAAAACCAGGGCCGTCAAAAAGATAGTGAAAAAGACGAAAAAAACGGTGAAGGCCGCGAGAAAGAAAGCCAGACCCGTCTTAAAAAAGGCCAGAAAAGCGCGCGCCGTCAGGAAAATAACTGCGGGCGTGGCCCAAAGGGTCGAATTGGGCCGCGACAGGGCCGAGGAATCAAAATATTATCCGCGCCCAACGCCGTATCTGCCTCCGCGGCAATGGGAGCATGAGGAGCTGCCGTCAAAATACGGCGATACGCGCATCGTCGTGATGACGAGGGACCCCCATTGGATATTCGCTTATTGGGAGGTCGGCGACGAAAGGCGCATGCAGATAGAGCGCGAGGCAAGCGCATCTTGGGACAACCTAAGGAAGGTCCTGCGCGTCTATGATGTCACCGGCAAGGATTTTAACGGCTTGAACGCCAACAGGTTTTTTGATATAGACATCAATTCGGCCGCGGTCAACTGGTACATCAACGTCGGCGAGGCGGACAGGTCCTGGTGCGTGGACCTGGGCGTCATTACATCGAGCGGGAAGTTCATACTCATAGCCCGCTCGAATATCGTCTCCACGCCGCGCGACAACGCCTCGGACGTCATCGACGAAGAGTGGATGTCGATCGAGGAGCAGTTCCTGAAGCTCTACGGCCTCTGGGGCGGGTTCGCCGGCGCGTCGCCGGGCAAGGCCCAGATAAAAAAGATAATGAAGGAACGACTCCAGCAGGCGCTCGCCTCCGGCGGCATCAGCTCGTTCGTCCGCCCGGAGAAATTCCGCGGCTTCTGGATGGTCGTCAACACAGAGCTGATAGTATACGGCGCGACCGAGCCGGACGCGACGGTCACAGTCCAGGGCAGGCCCATAAAGCTCAACCGGGACGGGTCGTTTTCCCTGCGTTTCGCGCTTCCCGACGGGGAGCAGGTGATACCGGTAAAGGGTGTCTCGCACGACAAGGCGGAAGAGCGCACGATAACGCCCATAGTCAAGAAATACACAAAATAA